In Metopolophium dirhodum isolate CAU chromosome 7, ASM1992520v1, whole genome shotgun sequence, one genomic interval encodes:
- the LOC132948049 gene encoding LOW QUALITY PROTEIN: uncharacterized protein LOC132948049 (The sequence of the model RefSeq protein was modified relative to this genomic sequence to represent the inferred CDS: deleted 1 base in 1 codon; substituted 1 base at 1 genomic stop codon) has product MDLGTLDSLTFYQDCIDFDMKSDYDRVLSNSSFNYDDSLSLNDDNMMSMMDPLNSGLWLNTNSDYHDLAFMEGDLESAIMVNPNSVIPSSEPAAEIKIKEEPVAPILPNTYLPFSNXKEKLEPVGPEEVMIKFPEIIPECTNIKSETSPFETTKVEELRPIPKAIRLSDLLSQTSSTGQHQKTELMTVRVTMPSALPTLKTTVTTRTVPISFVNNTISGHYKIVRPKQQIKPIQSRINGNKINESMGLYPRPTYSYSCLIAMALKNSSSGSLPVSEIYNFMCKHFPYFKTASSGWKNSVRHNLSLNKCFEKIEKPIGSTGAPRKGCLWTMNPSKISKMDDEMQKWSRKDPNAIRRAMLNPEHLDLLERGEMNECYDRRDSYYFDDEEEEEEEIISQEMTSEDDRISDVEEESDTESRIDKDDSPYQLITFGLDDLANLNDLGNDVDDDDEIEDSSNDGSFGIEASEYKTNFDDLISVQDIPMTYVVQPQNKTVINNKRPYQQPLYKGSYVLTKNVTSSVPSPKRKFISRPVSILRNI; this is encoded by the exons ATGGATCTTGGAACATTAGATAGTCTTACTTTCTATCAAGACTGTATAGACTTTGACATG AAAAGTGATTATGACCGTGTGTTATCAAATAGTAGTTTCAACTATGATGATTCCTTGTCATTGAATGATGACAACATGATGTCCATGATGGATCCGCTCAATTCTGGATTATGGCTCAATACTAATTCAGATTATCACGATTTAGCCTTCATGGAAGGGGATTTAGAATCGGCTATTATGGTTAATCCTAATTCTGTAATACCATCATCTGAACCAGCtgcagaaattaaaattaaggaaGAACCAGTTGCACCAATTTTACCAAATACATACCTgcctttttcaaattaaaaagagAAACTTGAACCAGTGGGACCTGAAGAAGTTATGATTAAGTTTCCTGAAATTATTCCAGaatgtacaaatataaaatctGAGACATCACCATTTGAAACAACCAAAGTGGAAGAACTCAGACCTATACCAAAAGCTATTAGGTTATCTGATTTATTGAGTCAAACATCGAGTACTGGACAACACCAGAAGACTGAATTAATGACTGTACGTGTAACAATGCCATCAGCCTTGCCCACACTAAAGACAACTGTAACTACTAGGACAGTTcctatttcttttgttaataATACCATTTCCGGGCATTACAAAATTGTTAGGCCTAAGCAACAAATAAAACCGATTCAATCAAGAATCAATGGCAACAAAATTAATGAAAGCATGGGCCTTTATCCAAGACCTACTTATTCCTACTCATGCTTAATTGCTATGGCATTAAAAAACTCGAGTTCTGGATCTTTACCTGTTTcagaaatttacaattttatgtg CAAACATTTTCCGTATTTTAAAACTGCCAGTAGTGGATGGAAAAACTCTGTTCGTCACAACCTTAGTTTAAATAAGTGTTTTGAAAAGATTGAAAAACCAATTGGTAGTACAGGTGCACCAAGGAAAGGATGTTTGTGGACGATGAATCCAagcaaaatatcaaaaatggaCGATGAGATGCAAAAATGGTCGCGTAAAGATCCTAATGCAATTAGACGAGCAATGCTCAATCCTG AACATTTGGATTTACTTGAACGTGGTGAGATGAATGAATGTTATGATCGGCGTGACAGTTATTACTTTGATGATGAAGAAGAAGAGGAAGAAGAAATAATCAGTCAAGAAATGACATCAGAAGACGACAGAATCAGTGATGTTGAAGAAGAATCTGATACTGAGTCAAGAATTGATAAGGATGATTCGCCGTATCAGCTAATAACATTTGGCCTAGATGATTTAGCTAACCTCAATGACCTCGGAAATGAT gttgatgatgatgatgaaatTGAAGATAGTTCAAATGATGGCAGTTTCGGCATTGAAGCTTCAGAGTACAAAACAAACTTTGACGATTTGATATCTGTTCAAGATATACCTATGACATATGTAGTCCAGCCTCAAAATAAGACTGTAATCAACAATAAACGGCCGTATCAACAACCTTTATATAAGGGTAGTTATGTGTTGACTAAAAATGTTACATCAAGTGTACCAAGTCCAAAGCGAAAATTCATCAGTAGGCCTGTATCAATATTaaggaatatttaa
- the LOC132948050 gene encoding pre-mRNA-splicing factor ISY1 homolog codes for MARNAEKAMTTLARWRAAQVKEHGGKEERRPYLATECTDLKAAEKWRVQIIREISKKVAQIQNAGLGEFRLRDLNDEINKLLREKKHWEYQIRELGGPDFLRMGPRMLDHEGREVPGNRGYKYFGAAKDLPGVRELFEHEPPPPPRRTRAELMKNIDADYYGYMDEEDGLLLAMETKKEKMMLEALGQKATIRDEMELAFEEVDSDDEDISTMFSSSRYIHPPPVPSDQDIQKLILDYKKRELLENFAGIESGKEHEEIEDLANLSSSDDETYAK; via the exons ATGGCCAGGAACGCGGAAAAAGCGAT GACTACATTGGCTCGTTGGAGAGCAGCTCAGGTGAAGGAACATGGTGGCAAGGAAGAACGACGGCCATACTTGGCTACTGAATGTACAGACTTGAAGGCAGCTGAAAAATGGAGAGTTCAAATAATAagagaaatatcaaaaaaagttGCACAAATACAAAACG ctgGATTGGGAGAGTTTAGATTACGTGATCTTAATGACGAAATCAACAAGTTACTGCGCGAAAAAAAACATTGGGAATATCAAATTCGTGAACTTGGTGGTCCAGACTTCTTACGAATGGGACCACGAATGCTCGATCATGAAGGTAGAGAAGTACCTGGAAACAggggttataaatattttggagcTGCTAAGGATTTACCAGGTGTTCGAGAACTGTTTGAGCATGAACCTCCTCCACCTCCACGTCGTACTAGAGCAgaacttatgaaaaatatagatgCTGATTATTATGGATATATGGACGAGGAAGATGGTCTTCTATTGGCCATGGAAACAAAGAAAGAAAAAATGA tgTTAGAAGCTTTGGGTCAAAAGGCAACAATTCGTGATGAGATGGAGTtg GCTTTTGAAGAAGTTGACAGTGATGATGAAGATATTTCAACTATGTTTAGTAGTTCACGTTATATACATCCACCACCTGTTCCAAGTGATCAAgatattcaaaaactaatactCGATTATAAAAAACGAGAATTACTTGAAAACTTTGCTGGCATAGAAAGTGGCAAGGAACATGAAGAAATAGAAGACCTAGCCAATTTATCATCATCAGACGATGAAACCTACGCTAAATAA